Proteins encoded by one window of Deltaproteobacteria bacterium:
- a CDS encoding type II secretion system F family protein — protein sequence MPTFNWAGKTRDGLAKKGVIVANDVDGAMATLRAQAITPTTVKPKAKDLSEIVPALQKKPTTKDLVMFTRQLATMIDAGLRLVQCLDILGTQQENAAFKKIILQIKSDVESGATFSDALGKHVKVFDRLYVNLVAAGEVGGILDTILNRLAAYLEKNEALRRKVKGAMVYPASVTVIAALVVVLMLVKVIPVFEKMFADFGGALPAPTQMVINLSHFMQSWILYMIAGVVVVAYVFKRVYATPGGRAFFDGVFLKTPIFGSLLQKVAVARFSRTLSTMLSSGVPILDALEIVARTAGNVVVEREILRTKGSIAEGKTIAEPLQGSKVFPGMVVQMIAVGEQTGAMDAMLGKIADFYDDEVDTAVDALTSLLEPLLMVGLGGSIGSLLVAMYLPIFKIAEVVN from the coding sequence ATGCCGACGTTCAACTGGGCGGGCAAGACGCGGGACGGTCTCGCGAAGAAGGGCGTGATCGTCGCGAACGACGTCGACGGGGCGATGGCCACGTTGCGGGCGCAGGCGATCACGCCGACGACGGTGAAGCCGAAGGCCAAGGATCTCTCCGAGATCGTCCCGGCGCTGCAGAAGAAGCCGACGACCAAGGACCTGGTCATGTTCACCCGGCAGTTGGCGACGATGATCGACGCCGGTCTGCGGCTCGTGCAGTGCCTCGACATCCTGGGAACGCAGCAGGAGAACGCGGCCTTCAAAAAGATCATCCTGCAGATCAAGTCCGACGTGGAGAGCGGAGCGACGTTCTCCGACGCGCTCGGCAAGCACGTGAAGGTGTTCGACCGCCTGTACGTGAACCTGGTCGCGGCCGGCGAGGTCGGCGGCATCCTCGACACGATCCTGAACCGGCTCGCGGCGTATCTGGAGAAGAACGAGGCGCTGCGCCGCAAGGTGAAGGGCGCGATGGTCTACCCGGCCTCGGTCACCGTGATCGCGGCGCTGGTCGTGGTTCTGATGCTGGTCAAGGTCATCCCGGTCTTCGAGAAGATGTTCGCCGACTTCGGCGGCGCGCTTCCCGCTCCGACGCAGATGGTGATCAACCTGTCGCACTTCATGCAGAGCTGGATCCTGTACATGATCGCCGGCGTGGTCGTGGTCGCGTACGTCTTCAAGCGCGTCTACGCGACGCCTGGAGGCCGCGCGTTCTTCGACGGCGTGTTCCTGAAGACGCCGATCTTCGGAAGCCTGCTGCAGAAGGTGGCCGTGGCGCGCTTCTCGCGCACGCTCTCGACCATGCTCTCTTCGGGCGTGCCGATCCTGGACGCGCTCGAGATCGTGGCGCGGACCGCGGGCAACGTGGTCGTCGAGCGGGAGATCCTGCGCACGAAGGGATCGATCGCCGAGGGCAAGACGATCGCCGAGCCTCTGCAGGGCTCGAAGGTCTTCCCGGGCATGGTCGTGCAGATGATCGCGGTCGGAGAGCAGACCGGCGCCATGGACGCGATGCTGGGAAAGATCGCCGACTTCTACGACGACGAGGTCGACACCGCGGTCGATGCGCTGACGTCCCTGCTCGAGCCGCTGCTGATGGTCGGGCTGGGCGGCTCGATCGGTTCGCTGCTGGTCGCGATGTATCTGCCGATCTTCAAGATCGCCGAAGTCGTCAACTAG